aatatataattaaaaatggaaaataaatggaaaaagtaCGTGAATAGTGTAAGTGCCCAATGGTTGTGGTATGGTGCTCATGCCACTACGGGGCTATAATCAATGTCGAACTATTGAACCGTCattgttagtttgttttaggtcattttataaaatccgGATTTGAAAAATACGGATGCCATTgttatatcattttaggtcatgctaactaTCATGATCTAAAAACTGGCTAAGAATGACCTCCATTTTGTCTAAAAATGACCTTCGGGTATTGTTCTATGGTTTTGCAATAAGATTGAGTTTTGCACATATCATAATCCATGCCACTAGTGCTAAGTGTTGCGGATGCCCGCTCTAATTTTTGTGCTGAGACTACCTTGTCAAATTATAATTCTAGTAATATTTGTGTTCGATTGCTCAAGATTAACTTGTTACGATATTACTGAAGATTAGTTTTATCATATAAGAAAGACAAAGATTTATACTAAGATTAATCATATTTGATATTGTCTCGATATTAAATCTTGAACTTTATCTACTTAATTGAACATTATTATGACTCAAATCATATCTAATCTAGCGCCCCAAATCGAAATGAGAAATATGAGAATTTCAGTTGTTGGGCATAATTCCTTTAGTTATTGGGCTTTGAAGTTTTAGTTTTAgctaaattattgtttcttttcaatttaaaaaatgctgAATTAAAGTATCGGGAACCTTATAGTAAATATTGGTGGGCAACAAAttagaatatattaaaataaaattcaacaaaacaaactTAAACACCTATCCAAATTCACCAGTCCATATAAAATCTCTAGATTAAAGATAATACctttaactaatttatttccatttacATAATAGATAGGAAACAATCTTTGTTAGTGGTGGAACATTGTTATTGGCTGACTCACAGCTACGGATTAAATGTCTTTATCTTAAAAAATTAgccttatttttctctttagtTTATGGCCCATGAAAATGAACTTATTGTTACCTTACATTAAATGTTTGATGTTTATGGATTTGAGATtcaattattcataatttggAGTGTGACACTGGGTCGAAATGACAGACCAACCAAACAATTCTTATTTCCCAAAACTTATAAACTCAACCAAACAATTCTTATTTCCCAAAACTTATAAACTCAACTAATTTCTAGATTTGGCATTTGCCAACCAACACTCATTATTAGACATTTCATCTCCATTGCCACTAACCAAACTACAATTTTAATGTAAACTATGCTACtattattaactaaaattgaCAATACATGATGACATTTCATACAGTGCGATTCGAAAAATCTTCAATCGTTTTGAGTTCTAATATTCGATGAAAGTCTAAATCTTAGTTCCAAATCCGTGCACAAGAAGATTATGATAAATGAATTTACTAGAAATTCAGATATATTGGAATAATATGATGCGTGTGAActtatttagtactactactactactcctTACTTATAACATCCAGAGTaatttttactactttatGGATAGTATATAGagaaaaattagggttttaagTTGTATGGAAGCAAAATATTAAGTGGACATTGGTGAACTCCACTCATCACAAAAAGgcatttggaaaataatataacGTCTCAGTCCTATGtgtcaaaatatttataaagtataattaaatatacatgttcaattatatgaattatatataggtGACCACAATATCCTATTTACTAAaccatcatttttttttactttctcaTTTTTACAAGCTATGAACAATATATAGGTGACCACAATATGCTACATATGGAAAGTACAATTTGGCCCATGTCACATGCTCTACTATTCGattgatttaaatttgattttatttgtttcttgttATTTCTATTCGTTCATAAAGTTGACTTGGAGATCACTTACTAGTCTAGCCATAATTGGATAAACTATATAATGTGTAAAACGCACAACTTGATGAATAGACCGTTACCAACTTAAGTTTGGTGTGTTTTGATTTGAGGTTTATATTCTAATAGATCCCCTAAAATCAAGtgaatattctttttaatcagtactagtatatatatattttttttacgcTATTTTTTTAATCGTATGGTCTTATTTAATGGTTCATCAGAGtaatatatgtttatattagCACAGTATTCAAACTTTTACCATCTCATTGACTAATTATGTTGTGTAAGTACTTCACTACTTGCGataatgaacaaaaaaatatctaaacaaTTTTAGTTGCGGATAGGGACATGActattaatctaaaatatatactctttcgttccataataagtagaattatttttctattttgagcattttataataatagagtcatttcttttttggtaaaaaattactttttctcacttttactttttcttctctcttctactttattatcctTTTATCTAATACTCCATCGTCccgttaaaaataaaacgtttttcttttctgaGATATcttattagaaatgaaacgtttcctaaattGGAAACAACACtgtttctactttttcttctctcttcgTTAACTCGTAAcaaacactgcataaaatcttgtatcGAAGagtaaatgtttcatatttaatactcccttcgttccataataacagaggcatttcttttcggcatagagattaagaaaaattgtgttaggtaagttaagtaaagggagaataaagtggaaaatgaaaaaggtagagggataaagagagagtaaagtaggtatggaaaaatgtgttgacttttactaaaaagggaaatgactctattactatgaaacgtactaaaatgacaaaatgactctattactatggaacggaaaGAGTAGGACGAAGGGAATACATTacacacatttttcttaatattcgTGCCAGAAAAAAATGTCTCTACCATTATATAGgaagtactaattaatttgaaacgGAGGGCAAAAACACAAGGCAAATCAATTATCAACTCTAAAAAAATAGGCATAAAACCGTCAAAAGATGCCTAAGGCCAAAAATCTTGGATTATCTAGTGATAGAGTAAGTTGGTCTCATGGTATAGTGGTTGATTTCAACCTAAAGACAAAAGTATCGAGTTCAAGTTATACACATGGTGCATGTGTTTGTGAGTGTAAACCCCTTTGGCaggatatttatgaaaaaaaatggaagttAAAGACATTTTCTATAATACTTTGAAAGTCCCAAATAATATTTGAACACTAAAAATTGGCGATATATAAAACACTAttaatctttttctttatgaaAAACGCTGAAAATTAGGgatttatattactataaatttgtGAGAGTTTaggataattttgaaaattaataatataagcACAAAATGTCATCAACATCTGAGCTCCAATCCAAGAATCTgaacacacaaaatatttcacacAAAACCTAATACTATATCATGAccaatattgaaattaaaagagCTATGATAATCAAGCAGGAATGCCCTCAAAAGGATAGTCATACATATTACATAAATactatattactactactcaATAAATCTCTGATTGTGTGGGGAAACTCTTTGCACACTGCCAAAAAGCAATATATAGGAGAAAACATGTAGCTGAAAATTCATCTATATGTCACATGCTCCATCatcttttccctttttgcTCTCTCTCACTCACTTTATAGAAATATGTCACTTAATTTCCGATAATTATGCCATCTCTATTGCTTCAATTAATTCGAAATTATTTGCAAACCCTTTTCTGGTACTCCATTTGTTAGTACTTGCCTCTGCAACAGCATTGTGCATGTCATGGGTTTTATTGATTTAACTTATACTAGTACATAGTTAACATTTACTTATGTATaatcaactaaaattaaaaagtcaCATCACATTTTCCAAATCATAATTTGCATGCAATTAGGGAAGAAGATTGTAGTATAGGAAATAGGGCAGTGATAATTGCAGCAGTGGAAAAAGAGCATTTCAttcccttttcccattttcCAAGAAGTGTCCAATGCTTTTGCAGTGCTATTCAATAGAAAAATTGTTCCATTAATTTGGACCATGACCAAGACCCAATTTCTTTCACAAACTTTTTTAATAcggagtaattattttttgtagtgatactattttttctctttccaatcAACAATGATTTGATTGattctcatttattttctagtgACTCCAATTTTTGATCTATGAATAAAGGAAAAcgtctaattaattaaattgtattttattgtCAATAAGGACAATATTGATATCTTAAGACAAATAGATTACATAAACttatatttaaacaaaattatatgacTCCAAAATACTGATAACGTTGGCATCCAAATTCTTCCTCTCCAACAAAGATTTTAGGCGAGGGTTGATCCTTTTCTTGAAGGTCTTTGTACatggttttttcttttgggcTATTTTTGCTTTTCGTTGGTTTTTTCCAAGGTTCTTTTATATTAGTGTTATGGTCTTGTTAGGATTTTGGTAGCGTTTGAGTTCTAAGGGAGTTTGTTAGCTGGAACAgttttagtactccctccgtcctattgaagatgactcactttccttattggtttgtcccaatcaagatgacccattgcttaaaatggaaacccctttatctctactttattctctctctattactttactctctccacttaacacacaaaataaagttgcataaaatcccgtgtcgtCCAAGAAATGGGTCaacttccttgggacggagggagtacttggCTTTGCCGTCTTGCGAACTTGTGCTCACCACTCATGGTTTGagccttttatttttatcaaaaaaactGATAACGTTGGTAATGTATCCAATCAGAGATATTTGGTGGAATTAAAGTTTTGTGATTAGTATCTGACTTTtggatttgattaattaatgttcCTAACCCTACATTTTATTTAGATGTTATGTTATGTGCCTTAAAAAACctacaaaattaatcaaataaatcatgaaaatattgaCTAGCACAACCATAATTTAGATATAATAGggaagagataaagaaattGTAGAAGAAAAGGTAGCACATACATATCCTGAAAATGACTACCATCCAACATGAACAAGAAAACTATGTctccaattattaaatttgatcCAAGTGGTGGTAGTTCACATAGTCATATTCCTAATCCAGATCTTTATTGACTTTGCAAATTAAACACACACAAATTTCGCTAATTGCGATttcacaataaatttaaaaaattacatacttTTATGCATGACATTGaaattttgtgtttctttatattaattaagattaCAGGTGTACTTAACacaagaaattatatttgtaattaCTCGGTTTGTTCTTCCGATTTATGAATTGGGATgggataatttaaattaagatgTGAAACCGAGATTTAGTCATAACCTTGATTAGTTAGATGGTTAATGAACAATTCCGAGGTGATTAAACTTTTTGTGACAATATTGACACTTTTCTAATTATGTCATGTCAACTTTTTCCACATGATATTGGTAGTTTGCGATTACAAATTGACAACCGCAATcgcatttttcatttgtttttagtttaggGGGAGAATTTTcgagaataaaattttgattattaacTATACAATCTATATATTGACttcatcaaataaatttaaccattaaatttgatttgagtTCTAGGGGGTTTATTATTATGGTTTTCGAGGATGCCTTTTTAATCGgagaagtgtatcaaatttggTTTGAAAAAGTATAAATTTACACTTTTTTTAAGGAACGAAAATAGTGGAGTTTGTTTTTTGTAAGTCCCTCTATTTAAAGAGAAAATCTTCAACGTTACAAAGAAATGaacacatcattttatactaaaattataataattgaatgtCATTTTAACACCAGCAAAGTCAAAATTATGCAATCccaataacacaatttattttttatttttacttgcGGTGCATACTATTTTCCTGTTTGAGTATTATGTCGAATGCTACAAAATGTGTAAATTCCACATTTTGCTAGTCACAGAGTAatgtgaaatttgaaatttgctattaaaattatcgtctcaaaataaatttatcttcaGATGTTAGTGCTGAAATGTCATGGAACTATAATGTGAAGagcaaaatatgataaatgagaacttttcatattaattaataataaaacagtAGGACAATTTCGTTACAAGTTAGAACATTCCAAACGAAGTATTCAGATTCACATGGAGTTTAGAACCCCAGAAATTTATACTTCCTTGCCGAAATGAAACTTAAAATACTGACCATTTCAAAACTTTGGTGGCCAAACTtgtgaatgaattaaatgaattttccATATCACAAAAATTCGCATTTACACTATTTATGAGAAATGATGTTATAAAAGATAACAATAGAATTAaccaaaaagtaaaagtaaaataaaaatggagtCGTTTTCGCATTACATATTATGAAAAGGAAAGATGATATTAGCAATTCAcatcaaaaaaaggaaaagaaaatccCCATtgattaacaaataaatatactaatctgtatataaaattattttttttaaaaaagcaatcaaaattcaaaacggCTGCAAATTCTTACTGAATCCATTTACATTGGCGAAAAGCCCTACTAAATCCTGTTTATACGGCAAATACGAGCGCCGCTTCTCGCCGCCGTGCACCGGCAGCGGCGGAAGCGGTGGCGCCGCCGCGGATTTAACCTTTCCACCGCCGCTCACCGTCACCGGCGCCACTTTGCCTCTGTCTTCACTCTGTTTCTTTCTCGAATTCGAATTCAATACGCTGAAATCATCCTTACTCCCCTCGCTCCGGCTCCGATTCAGCAAATCCTTCACCTTGAATTTCCACCGCTTCGAATTCGATCCCGTGGAGCTGCTCTTTTTGCACCgcgcctccgcctccgccttGTTCGGCGGCCGCCACACGCAGTACGAGTCCGCCGGAACTCCGTCCAGCTCGTCCGCGTCCGACGACGAGCACGACGACGTCGTATTCATCGTCATCGGCGTTTCTCGCTCCTCGTTAAACAGTTTCCGCAGCGGCAGCCGAATCGTCGGAGCATTCTCGCCTAATTCCTTCCGATTTTCCCGCGGAAATTCGGTACCGTACAAATCTCCGTTGAAAACCGGGTAGACCGGTCGAATCTGGCCGTTGTGGAAGATCTCGTCGGCGGAGATCGGAGAAGGCGGATCGGAATCTCTCGCCGTCACGAAAGCGAACTCGAattcgtcgtcgtcgtcgacGCGATTTTGATTTTCTACATAATCAGAATCTCCTTCCTCAACGCTATTCTTCACGAAATCAGAATTCGCAAACTCCTCAGAATCAGATCGTCGATTTGGCGAGATATGCTCGAAGTAAAACTCGTCGTCGTAGATTTCGTGAGAGGCGAGCTCGTCGACGACGCGCGCGGCGATTTCGGCGAGTTTAGTGTTGGAATAGGTGTTGAAGCTGGGGGAGAGCGATATTGCAGAGCTCGCCTGCATCTTCTCAGTTCAAATTCTCTGAAAATTCACCTTCGATGAATGATTAATTACGGAATAAACAGTATCACATAAAATATCGCTACGAAATGgctgaaaattttgaagtttgaGGGAGGAGATGGTTGGTTGAAATGGCGGAAAGTGTGGGGATTAGCAGTGGGGATTAGCAGTTTATATTGTTGATTGGCTGTGAATTCAATTCacatagagagagagagagagagatttttaAAACGTAAAAagttaagagagagaaattagagagagagagatataaaACGCTACGCGCCACGGGAAGGCTGTGATCGTCTGAGTGACGGTGTAGCAAGCGCATATATGTGCCACGTGTTTGATAAACTTTCTTTTTGGTTgatatatgaattattatattcaagagtaaattttgagattattttatttaaaaacgattatagctttattatattattcagtTAAGATTAACATCTAATATTCAatcatataaatcaaatataatgtttcttctatttcatagcaacatatattttttattttaggcatttaataatagtagagttattttctttttttagttaaaagtGTAACACATTTTCTCACTCTTCGTgtcaaaaagaaatgtttccACTATTATAAacaaagggagtactttaCTTTTCATTCGTCCAATTGCATGTGATTGTTTTCTTTTGGacatgaaatttaagaaaatgatagtactaatatatattaacaAGATGGAGAGAGCAAAGTATGAGAAatatggagagagtaaagtacgAGAGATAATAAAAGTAACTAGATActagggagtagtattttgtttttagctaaaaatGTAAATCAATCACTTGTAATAGAACAATCAAACGAGAAATATCAATCACTTGCTATAAAAAAGGATGGAGTACagatataatatttcaaattgaaCGAACcctaaatatttgtttatgaCATTTGACTGAAAGTATTCACGTAGATTGTAACTCATCCGTCCCATTATAAGTAGAgcattcataaatttgcacgATATTTTACGcagttttgtttttgtgaatTGAGTATGCATCTTTGTGTTGTGAAgcatcatttattaatttattctattttttttttaatatgagaAATTCGATATGAGCATGCACAAAATTAAGAGTATGGACTAGATTTTATTGTATTGTCTTATTGGGTAAATTCATTAGAAATTCGATATATTTGATTATACTTACTAGTACTGTTAttcattaaattcaaataatcagatttatgtctttgtaaatatatatatatatatatatattgtgttttaattgtgtaaatttgtttttttttatcaaggacgtcttttaagaaatctaaaattgtcttttttttaaaaaaaaaaaaaaaaaaactttgtCAGAAATCATCTTTAGGAGTACTAAGCAAATACAGTGGAAGATGGCAAAACACATTGATTTGAGAAAGAGAGAACAACATGTTAAAACGATAAATAGATGTAAAATGTACATGTATGTATtgggagtaatattttcaaaatatattattgatatatCTTTTGTAGATTGATTGTGTAAATGATTATACTGTCGTAATAACTTGTGCTAAGGATATTGtaatgaaaaagaagagaaaaaaattaatatttttataaaatgcacgaaaatggaaataaccCATGATTTTATAGCTTGTATTATGCTTAGCAAAGAAGTCTTCTAAATAGATACAAAAAGTTAATTGAAAAAACCTTTTAATGAATATTATCGAAAATGTATACGACATAGTGTTATGATATTGCCTTTTCTCAACCAAAGTAAAAggtaaatattattttccccAATAACTAAAGATTGCTTATAATGCCTCTATGGAATATGGATGTACTTAAAAGGCAAATTGCCTTCTTACTTTCTCAAATGGCTTTGATCATACTTAAAATCTTAAATAGAGCAAGTATaatgggtttttttttttttgaaaaataagatttCAATTGACTTAGAGCTAGAGTTGAATCTGTAATTCAGTATAGCTAGTAACTAAtactactttttaaaattatagtattatgtaTTAATGTTGAATCTGTAatttagtaataataatttaaaatttagtattaTTATGATGCAATAAATGTAAAGTTGGTTATAAAACATGACATCAAATATAAAGTACAAGCTGTCAGTGATTTTTTAGATTCCAAAGTACATTAAATAAAtcgaatttgataaattgtgatactaatataatcaataagtaaaaaattaagatcgcgcatttaaatttatatattcccCTAGCTAGTTCTATaaataatgtcacatttttatttttagtttatcccataaaaaatgtcacatattttattttattttttaaaagatatgATTCATAtcattatactccataaaaaatacattttctttttccaccCATGTAATACAAAACCttctaaaatttcatatcaatcCCACGAGTGcgacattttttttgggagcCAGAGAGTATATAGTAGtctaattttgaatatttcgtAATTGATTATTCACTTTGGATGTACTCAGTCTGGTCTGGTCTCCACTCTTGCATAAAAAGTggattagaataaaaaatgaagtatgtgACAAATATCGTGCAAAAgttctttatttatataggTATATATGTTTTTCACCCAACGCAAAATTCGTCTCAACCAACATGTGAGTatgtgacaaaaaaaaaatatggatgaGAAATATATTTGGTCATATATAGAAAGGTCgcaaattatataaagtaatagtactactagaaAATATCACCAGCTAAAATAGTTTACAtttctttaatattatatCCAAGTTTTATGTATAGcttaatgataaaaatttggataggcgtaaataaaatgttaatatgCTATAGAGTATAAAGATAACATCCTTCTATTCTATGTATTGACGTTTAACGTTTCTATAGCACTGTATTGTTTTTTTAGGGTCGTCCGGtttgtaaaattttatcttaaaattaaatatgtacttAGTTCGTTTGGTTCAAAAGATTTTATTCCACAATT
The genomic region above belongs to Salvia hispanica cultivar TCC Black 2014 chromosome 3, UniMelb_Shisp_WGS_1.0, whole genome shotgun sequence and contains:
- the LOC125212519 gene encoding uncharacterized protein LOC125212519, yielding MQASSAISLSPSFNTYSNTKLAEIAARVVDELASHEIYDDEFYFEHISPNRRSDSEEFANSDFVKNSVEEGDSDYVENQNRVDDDDEFEFAFVTARDSDPPSPISADEIFHNGQIRPVYPVFNGDLYGTEFPRENRKELGENAPTIRLPLRKLFNEERETPMTMNTTSSCSSSDADELDGVPADSYCVWRPPNKAEAEARCKKSSSTGSNSKRWKFKVKDLLNRSRSEGSKDDFSVLNSNSRKKQSEDRGKVAPVTVSGGGKVKSAAAPPLPPLPVHGGEKRRSYLPYKQDLVGLFANVNGFSKNLQPF